The Pelmatolapia mariae isolate MD_Pm_ZW linkage group LG2, Pm_UMD_F_2, whole genome shotgun sequence sequence GTGATAAccaatcagccaatcagatccatGTAACAGTTTGACATAAAAGGTCCAAGTACCTCCTACAAACAGTGAAATACTTACAAGTCCATAACAAACGACAAGTTAAGATGATCGTGTTGTGGGTTACGCTCCTTCTTCTCCATCAAGGATGTAAGTGCTTTTTCTGATCTGGTTTTGAATCTATGCTGTTTGCTTGGTGGTTTTCCTGTATCATTGTGAATTAATGTTTTagatttctgtgtgttttctattaaaTTAGATACACTTGTTCCAGTAACTACAGTTCAACTTGGGGAAACTGTCACCATCCCATGTAATCTGCCAGCGATTCAGACCATTCGTAAAGAAGTCCACTGGTACAAGCAGAGTGCCGGGGACACTCTGAAAGTAATTTGGACAATGAGGGAATCTGCAACACCTAAGTTTGCACCTGAGTTTAATAACTCCAGACTGAAGGTAAATCAAAATAAACACTTTACCAACCTGACCATTTTGAAGACAAATCAAGAGGATGAGGGAATGTATCACTGTGGATCCACAGAATGGCGTAAGAATACTGAATGGACCGGGACGTATTTGTTGGTAAAAGGTAATGATGTTCTCTACCTTCATGGAGTTTTGCCACATGCTTCAGTCTTTAAAATTG is a genomic window containing:
- the LOC134633749 gene encoding signal-regulatory protein beta-2-like, with amino-acid sequence MIVLWVTLLLLHQGYTLVPVTTVQLGETVTIPCNLPAIQTIRKEVHWYKQSAGDTLKVIWTMRESATPKFAPEFNNSRLKVNQNKHFTNLTILKTNQEDEGMYHCGSTEWRKNTEWTGTYLLVKGNTQRTSNYTFVEEKVHPGDSVTLQCSVLSSSNRKTCPGGHSVFWFREANTSHPGIIYTYGNRHHECEKRSENEQTCVYRLSKNISSSDSGTYYCAVATCGEILYGNGTKLDSRGTCDYINER